The genomic window TGTGAACTGATACCGCTGCTACTCGGTGCGGGTACGGTGCAGTGGTCCACCGCGTGGCTCGAGGTCGGCCGGAAGCGGTCCGTGAGTCTCGAGTCCGCGTTCAACGTCCGAGAAAGGCGTCGACGCGTGCTGGCCGCCAGTCATCACCGCGTCGAGTTCTTCTCCTCGTTACGCTCCCTTCGCGGGCGCGCTCTCGCGGCGCCTAAGTGGGTTCGGCGTGAGCGGTGTCGTATGTCCGATCGACTGATGACGGTCAACGCGTACACGACGCTGGACTACGTCGAGGCCGTCGCGAAGGGAGCGACGTTCGAGTGGGAATCGGTCGCCGTCGTGAACGCGACTGCCGACGACGAGCAGCCCGACGCCGTCCACCTGCGACTCGAGTTAGACAACCTCTCCGAGGAGCACCTGCCCAAACACATGGAGGACCTCGAGCTGACGCCCGATCAGGCCCGGGCGCTGGCGGCCGACCTCGAGAAACACGCCGACCGCGTCGACGACGCCCAGTCCGACGAGTGAGGAGACGAGATTGCGCGCGACGGGAAACCGGCCGCTCGCGGGCGCCTGCCGTCGCAGGCTGGCGGTTTTTTCGCTCCGCTGGTGAATCGCCGGCTGGATCATGAGCATGGAAACTATCCAGGACCTGTTCGAACACGGCCTCGAAGACATCTATCACGCAGAGCACCAGCTACTCGACGCCCTCGAGGACTTGGAGAACAACACCGAGCGCGAGGAGATCGCGCAGGCGTTCTCGGAGCACCGCGAGGAGACCCAGGGCCAGATCGATCGGCTCGAGGAGGTCTTCGACATGTTCGGCGAGCCCCCCGAGAAGGAGGAGTGCGAGGGTATCGAGGGGCTGCTCGAGGAGTACGAGGAGTTCACCTCGATGGATCCGTCCCAGGAGGTCATGGACTACCACAACATGGCGGCCGCCGAGAAGACCGAGCACTACGAGATCGCCGCCTACGGCAACCTGATTCCCCTGGCCGACCAGCTCGGGATGGACGAGGCCGCCGACCTGCTCGAGGAGAACCTCCGGGAGGAACAGGACGCCCTGGACGAACTGACGGAACTCACCGAGGCGTTCGAGATCGACGCCATTCCGGCGGAGTGACTCCGATGGGGGACGAGAACGCCGACGACGCTGACGAGGAACAGACCCAGTACGGCGGGACCGAAGACCAGGAGCCGACGACCCATATCGAGGACGAAGACGAAGACGAGGACGAGCGCGCCGAGGCGGACGACGAGGGCGCCGACGAGTAGCTAGCTATCGACTCGAACCATCGAACGTTCGAGGGACTACTTCTTTTACCGCTGGACGTCTAGCACCGACTGTGACAACGCCGGTCTCCGGAGCGTCCGACGGTGACGACGGGCTCTCGATCCGTCCAGCGGAGCGGGCGGATCTGCTCGCGATCGTCCGTATCGAGAACGAGTCGTTTTCCCAGCCGTGGCCCTACGACGCCTTCGAACGGTTTCTCGGCAACGACG from Haloterrigena sp. KLK7 includes these protein-coding regions:
- a CDS encoding DUF6360 family protein produces the protein MSDRLMTVNAYTTLDYVEAVAKGATFEWESVAVVNATADDEQPDAVHLRLELDNLSEEHLPKHMEDLELTPDQARALAADLEKHADRVDDAQSDE
- a CDS encoding ferritin-like domain-containing protein, translated to MSMETIQDLFEHGLEDIYHAEHQLLDALEDLENNTEREEIAQAFSEHREETQGQIDRLEEVFDMFGEPPEKEECEGIEGLLEEYEEFTSMDPSQEVMDYHNMAAAEKTEHYEIAAYGNLIPLADQLGMDEAADLLEENLREEQDALDELTELTEAFEIDAIPAE